In one Bacillus mesophilus genomic region, the following are encoded:
- a CDS encoding ABC transporter ATP-binding protein: MSFLTIKDIHHTYFTKETTTTALENISLSIEEGEFVSFLGPSGCGKTTLLSIIAGLLKPTEGEINIDGRRVTKPNASIGYMLQQDYLFPWKTIQENILLGPTITNSLTRDTRDYGIQLLKEMDLVNVEDSYPRQLSGGMRQRVALIRTLMTDPKILLLDEPFSALDYQTKLKLENLVSTTLKNFNKTALLVTHDIGEAIAMSDRIFLLAANPGRMAKTFLVPQELRELKPFDARQHTTYSKLFQAIWKELESLEN; the protein is encoded by the coding sequence ATGAGTTTTTTAACCATTAAAGATATTCATCACACTTATTTTACAAAGGAAACGACCACAACAGCGTTAGAGAATATTTCACTTTCAATCGAGGAAGGCGAGTTCGTATCCTTCCTCGGCCCAAGCGGCTGTGGAAAAACTACTTTATTGTCTATTATTGCAGGTCTGCTCAAACCTACTGAAGGTGAGATTAATATAGATGGCCGAAGAGTCACAAAACCAAATGCCTCCATCGGCTATATGCTTCAGCAGGATTATCTTTTCCCGTGGAAAACAATACAGGAAAATATACTCCTCGGCCCGACTATTACGAACTCTTTAACAAGGGACACAAGAGATTATGGCATTCAATTATTAAAAGAAATGGATCTTGTTAATGTTGAAGATTCATACCCTCGGCAACTATCTGGTGGTATGAGACAACGTGTAGCATTAATACGAACATTGATGACAGATCCTAAAATTCTGCTACTTGATGAACCATTTTCAGCTCTTGATTATCAAACCAAACTTAAGCTTGAAAACCTTGTATCCACTACATTAAAGAACTTTAATAAAACGGCACTACTTGTTACCCACGATATTGGTGAAGCAATTGCCATGAGTGACCGTATCTTTCTATTAGCTGCTAATCCAGGTCGAATGGCAAAGACATTTCTTGTTCCACAAGAGTTAAGGGAGCTTAAACCATTTGATGCAAGGCAGCATACAACCTACTCAAAGCTATTTCAAGCCATTTGGAAGGAGCTGGAGTCCCTTGAAAATTGA
- a CDS encoding ABC transporter permease yields the protein MKIEKKVEVLHQQYLYSLKKEKRLVRFYQLLIFIMFFGLWEIASKLHWIDPLLFSSPSKIFDLFLTKVADGTLITHTSITLFETVLGFIIGTALGTLTAAILWWSPIISKIVDPYLVILNALPKVALGPILIVALGPSFASIIAMGAIISVIITTIVIYTSFKEVDENYIKVLRTFGASRAQCFKDAILPASFPTIISTLKVNVGLSWVGVIVGEFLVSSKGLGYMIIYGFQVFNFTLVLLSLLLIACFATIMYQAIEWMEKKLIRHH from the coding sequence TTGAAAATTGAAAAAAAGGTAGAAGTCCTTCATCAGCAGTATCTCTATAGCCTAAAAAAGGAGAAGCGACTGGTTCGTTTTTACCAGCTTCTAATCTTCATCATGTTCTTTGGGTTATGGGAAATTGCAAGCAAATTACATTGGATTGACCCATTACTATTTAGTAGTCCATCTAAAATTTTTGATCTATTTTTAACGAAAGTCGCTGATGGAACATTAATCACACATACTTCCATTACACTTTTCGAAACAGTACTAGGCTTCATTATTGGTACTGCTTTAGGAACACTAACTGCTGCTATTCTGTGGTGGTCACCGATTATCTCAAAAATTGTAGATCCATACCTAGTGATCTTAAACGCTCTACCTAAGGTAGCATTAGGGCCAATCTTAATCGTAGCATTAGGGCCTAGCTTTGCATCAATTATTGCCATGGGAGCGATCATCTCGGTTATTATTACCACCATCGTAATCTATACTTCTTTTAAAGAAGTGGATGAGAACTATATAAAGGTACTGAGAACTTTTGGTGCATCTCGAGCTCAATGCTTTAAGGATGCGATTCTTCCAGCCTCTTTTCCGACCATAATTTCAACGCTTAAAGTGAATGTTGGTTTGTCATGGGTAGGGGTAATTGTAGGTGAGTTTCTTGTTTCTTCAAAAGGACTTGGCTATATGATTATCTACGGCTTTCAGGTTTTCAATTTTACGTTGGTATTGTTAAGCTTATTATTAATTGCTTGTTTTGCAACAATTATGTACCAAGCAATCGAATGGATGGAAAAGAAACTAATTCGTCATCACTAA
- the ytkD gene encoding RNA deprotection pyrophosphohydrolase: MFTFIDHYKNEVLLSFQDHPFSNRPKHVWVICRYMDQWLLTSHSRRGLEFPGGKVEKGEDPTDAAIREVMEETGGKVDSLQYIGQYKVTGKEKVIIKNIYFAEVGSLQKQSTYYETNGPVLLPFLPTDVAQDVRFSFIMKDDVLLHSLDYIKKYVMSVTW; the protein is encoded by the coding sequence ATGTTTACCTTTATTGATCACTACAAAAATGAAGTACTGCTTTCTTTTCAAGATCATCCATTTTCAAATCGCCCCAAACATGTGTGGGTTATTTGTCGATACATGGATCAATGGCTGCTTACCTCACACTCTAGAAGAGGATTAGAGTTTCCTGGTGGTAAGGTGGAAAAAGGTGAAGATCCAACTGATGCTGCCATTCGAGAGGTAATGGAGGAGACGGGAGGCAAAGTTGATTCGCTACAATATATCGGACAATACAAGGTAACAGGTAAAGAAAAAGTTATTATTAAAAATATTTATTTTGCTGAGGTTGGCTCTCTTCAAAAGCAGAGCACCTACTATGAAACGAATGGGCCTGTATTACTTCCTTTCCTTCCAACAGATGTAGCACAAGATGTACGGTTTAGTTTTATTATGAAGGATGATGTTTTGTTACATAGTCTTGACTATATAAAAAAATATGTAATGTCAGTCACCTGGTAA
- a CDS encoding hydrolase encodes MKKTYYISIANGEISQISTTSPWNYKIEASDEEIIELREYFDQIYSTDWQGFMRAHVPYIEYHHDPTNDAYDETMQKVFQLIYELGDQEAKNLISEQGLLKKD; translated from the coding sequence TTGAAAAAGACATACTATATATCCATAGCAAATGGAGAGATTTCACAAATTAGTACCACTTCACCTTGGAATTATAAGATTGAAGCATCTGATGAAGAAATCATTGAGCTTCGTGAATATTTTGATCAGATCTACTCTACAGACTGGCAAGGATTTATGCGTGCGCATGTCCCGTATATTGAATACCATCATGACCCAACGAATGATGCATATGATGAGACGATGCAAAAGGTATTTCAGTTAATATATGAGCTCGGAGATCAGGAAGCTAAGAACCTGATTTCAGAGCAAGGACTATTAAAAAAAGATTAA
- a CDS encoding phage holin family protein translates to MKVDFSIATILSLAGSLTSYMFGGWGSLLTILTFMVIVDYLTGIIAAGIEKKLCSKIGFRGIAQKLLIFVLVSVAHMIDMITEVEYLVRDATIIFYIMNEIISILENAKRVGLPIPVFLIKVIELVKSKSKKK, encoded by the coding sequence ATGAAAGTGGACTTTTCAATCGCCACCATCCTATCGCTAGCTGGCTCTTTAACCTCCTATATGTTTGGAGGCTGGGGCTCCTTACTAACTATATTAACTTTTATGGTTATAGTTGATTATTTAACCGGTATTATTGCAGCTGGAATCGAAAAGAAGCTTTGCAGTAAAATCGGGTTCCGTGGTATTGCACAGAAGCTTCTAATTTTCGTATTAGTCTCCGTTGCCCACATGATTGATATGATTACCGAAGTTGAGTATTTAGTCAGAGATGCCACCATTATATTTTATATTATGAATGAGATCATTTCTATTTTAGAAAATGCAAAAAGAGTGGGATTACCAATTCCAGTTTTTCTAATCAAAGTGATCGAACTGGTTAAATCAAAGTCTAAAAAGAAGTAA
- a CDS encoding DUF6154 family protein → MTELKLVDELYEMYKHHFTGDEEDVDIIAFSVLEQLNRKNMFNLLSELEDQELYDLVGLYLIEGLKGKLAKEGLLPMKDVSQEKRTIH, encoded by the coding sequence GTGACAGAATTGAAACTAGTAGATGAATTATATGAAATGTATAAACACCATTTTACAGGGGATGAAGAAGATGTTGATATTATTGCATTTTCTGTATTAGAGCAATTAAATAGAAAAAACATGTTTAACCTCTTAAGTGAGCTTGAAGATCAGGAATTATACGACTTAGTCGGACTTTATTTAATAGAGGGCCTAAAAGGTAAGTTAGCAAAAGAGGGGCTACTACCCATGAAAGACGTAAGCCAAGAAAAACGGACGATTCATTAA
- the ltaE gene encoding low-specificity L-threonine aldolase, which translates to MIDLRSDTVTKPTEKMRKASFEAELGDDVYGEDPTINKLEEKAADVLGKESALFVTSGTQGNQIAVLTHCQPGNEIILEEESHLFYYEGAAISAFAGVQPRTIRGTRGAMDPLLVESAIRGDDVHLPETTLICLENTHNRAGGAVVSIENMKEIHSISSKYNIPIHLDGARLFNAAVALNQPVSEFTKYTTTVQICLSKGLGSPVGSIIAGDKEFIRKARKWRKRLGGGLRQAGVIAAPGYIALTEMVERLSEDHGNAKRLEEGIRNISTLDIVNQVDTNILLVDIKKLNISSNEFLEQIKNEGILAVAFGPTMIRFTTHYDITTEQIDQVITKLSKLFSH; encoded by the coding sequence GTGATTGATTTACGAAGTGATACTGTAACGAAACCGACTGAAAAGATGAGGAAAGCTAGTTTTGAGGCCGAGCTTGGGGACGATGTTTATGGTGAGGATCCAACAATAAATAAGCTAGAAGAAAAGGCAGCAGATGTATTAGGGAAAGAGTCTGCACTATTTGTAACTAGTGGAACTCAGGGAAACCAAATAGCTGTTCTTACTCATTGTCAGCCTGGAAATGAAATTATATTGGAAGAAGAATCTCACTTATTCTACTATGAGGGAGCTGCCATTTCAGCATTTGCAGGAGTTCAACCAAGAACCATTAGGGGAACGCGCGGTGCCATGGATCCTTTACTAGTGGAGTCTGCTATTCGTGGTGATGATGTTCACCTACCTGAAACCACACTTATTTGTTTAGAAAATACCCATAACCGTGCTGGTGGGGCAGTGGTGTCAATCGAAAATATGAAAGAAATCCATTCTATTTCTTCAAAATATAATATTCCTATACATTTAGATGGAGCCCGTTTATTTAATGCAGCTGTTGCCTTAAATCAACCTGTTTCAGAGTTTACCAAATATACGACAACGGTCCAAATTTGTTTATCTAAGGGATTAGGTTCTCCAGTAGGCTCAATCATTGCAGGAGACAAGGAGTTTATTAGAAAAGCGAGAAAATGGCGTAAACGATTAGGTGGAGGATTACGGCAGGCAGGAGTTATTGCTGCACCAGGGTATATTGCACTTACAGAAATGGTAGAACGATTAAGCGAAGATCATGGAAATGCTAAGCGTTTAGAAGAGGGTATTAGAAATATATCAACTCTAGATATCGTAAACCAGGTAGACACAAATATCCTGTTAGTAGATATTAAAAAATTAAATATATCTTCAAATGAATTTCTAGAACAAATTAAAAATGAAGGAATTCTTGCTGTTGCTTTCGGTCCAACTATGATTAGGTTTACAACTCATTATGATATAACGACAGAACAAATTGACCAAGTAATTACAAAGTTATCTAAGTTATTTAGCCATTAA
- a CDS encoding Dps family protein — MTNNLTQIVNGQVANWNVLYVKLHNFHWFVKGPQFFTLHDKFEELYTEAAVHIDELAERLLAIDGKPVATMKEVLELSSVQEANGNEDASQMVQSIVNDFNTMIGELKEGMNLADEVGDETTGDMLLAIHQSLEKHVWMLTSFLGK; from the coding sequence ATGACAAACAATTTAACACAAATCGTTAATGGACAAGTAGCAAACTGGAATGTATTATACGTTAAATTACACAACTTTCATTGGTTTGTTAAAGGGCCACAATTCTTCACTTTACATGACAAGTTTGAGGAGCTCTATACAGAAGCGGCAGTTCATATTGATGAATTAGCAGAACGACTTCTTGCCATTGATGGTAAGCCAGTTGCTACGATGAAGGAAGTATTAGAGCTATCATCCGTACAAGAAGCTAATGGAAATGAAGATGCTAGTCAAATGGTACAATCAATTGTTAATGATTTTAATACAATGATCGGTGAGCTTAAAGAGGGCATGAACCTTGCTGATGAGGTTGGAGATGAGACAACAGGTGATATGCTTTTAGCTATTCATCAGAGCTTAGAAAAACATGTATGGATGCTAACATCTTTCTTAGGAAAATAA
- the ytzI gene encoding YtzI protein, which translates to MYTVLIISIIVVIIVLLLSVLTINKGYAYKQTVDQLEDNPYINELDSKDVVKEDDRVEEKHR; encoded by the coding sequence TTGTATACAGTTCTCATTATTTCAATTATTGTGGTTATTATTGTATTACTACTTAGTGTCCTGACTATTAATAAAGGTTACGCCTACAAGCAAACAGTGGATCAGCTCGAGGACAATCCATATATTAATGAACTAGATTCTAAGGACGTTGTTAAAGAAGACGACAGAGTGGAGGAAAAGCACAGATGA
- a CDS encoding amidase, giving the protein MRNPKLEKLKEEWLVEVTIDQIQEAMDKGDLTAKELVLLYLDRIATYNKAGIGVNAVLEVNPDALQIAEALDQERKVSGPRGALHGVPVLLKDNIDTGDKLHTSAGSLALKDSYAYEDAFITQQLREAGAIILGKANMTEWANFMAENMPTGYSSRGGQVLNPYGPGKFEVGGSSAGSGAAIAANFAAVAIGTETSGSILSPASRNSLVGIKPTIGLVSRTGIIPIAHTQDTAGPMTRTVKDAAILLNVLAVPDESDSVTLKNSVNYDYTEFLVEDGLKGKRIGVATEVFQYLSEEEKARMEEAVAVLKDLGATVIDSVTIPSSKEKWDYNVLVYEFKTDLNAYLRNVDPTLGIRSLADVIRFNEENAEQTLKYGQKIMLEAEQTSGTLTEPEYLTSLEQDQYLSTEQGIDAALEEHDLDAIVFPNNFGAGIPAKAGYPSVTVPAGYSSDNGPVGITFTGTAFSEPALIQMAYAFEQKTKLRVPPNLNI; this is encoded by the coding sequence ATGAGAAACCCTAAACTTGAGAAGTTAAAAGAAGAGTGGTTGGTAGAGGTTACGATAGACCAAATTCAAGAAGCAATGGACAAGGGTGATCTAACGGCGAAAGAACTAGTTTTACTCTATCTAGATCGAATCGCTACATACAATAAAGCCGGAATTGGAGTTAACGCTGTTCTTGAAGTCAATCCAGATGCTTTACAAATTGCGGAAGCATTAGATCAAGAACGCAAAGTAAGTGGACCAAGAGGCGCATTACATGGAGTTCCTGTTTTACTAAAGGATAACATAGATACAGGCGATAAATTACATACTAGTGCAGGCTCTTTAGCCTTAAAGGATTCCTATGCATATGAAGATGCTTTCATTACTCAACAGCTTCGAGAAGCAGGAGCGATTATTTTAGGAAAAGCCAATATGACCGAATGGGCAAACTTTATGGCAGAGAATATGCCAACTGGTTACAGCTCTAGAGGTGGACAAGTATTAAATCCATATGGACCTGGAAAGTTTGAAGTAGGAGGCTCTAGTGCAGGCTCCGGTGCTGCTATCGCAGCAAACTTTGCTGCAGTTGCTATTGGTACAGAGACTTCTGGATCCATACTAAGTCCTGCTAGCCGTAACTCTTTAGTCGGAATAAAACCAACCATTGGTTTAGTTAGTCGTACAGGAATTATTCCAATTGCCCATACTCAGGATACAGCCGGACCAATGACTAGAACAGTAAAAGATGCAGCTATCCTATTAAATGTACTAGCAGTACCGGACGAATCTGATTCTGTTACTTTAAAAAATTCAGTTAACTATGACTATACTGAGTTTCTTGTCGAGGATGGTCTTAAGGGTAAACGAATTGGAGTGGCTACAGAAGTATTCCAATATCTATCAGAAGAAGAAAAAGCAAGAATGGAAGAAGCAGTTGCTGTATTAAAAGATTTAGGAGCAACAGTTATTGATTCTGTCACCATCCCTTCTAGTAAGGAAAAATGGGATTACAATGTTTTAGTATATGAATTTAAGACAGATTTAAATGCTTATTTACGTAATGTAGATCCAACCCTAGGCATTCGTTCTCTAGCAGATGTGATTCGTTTTAATGAGGAGAATGCAGAGCAAACGTTGAAATATGGTCAAAAGATTATGTTGGAAGCAGAGCAAACAAGTGGGACTCTTACAGAGCCTGAGTATTTAACAAGCTTGGAACAAGATCAATATCTATCAACTGAACAAGGAATAGATGCGGCTCTAGAAGAGCATGATCTAGATGCAATTGTGTTTCCAAACAACTTTGGAGCAGGGATTCCGGCTAAAGCAGGATACCCATCTGTAACCGTTCCAGCAGGCTATTCTTCTGATAATGGCCCAGTCGGTATTACTTTTACAGGAACAGCATTTAGTGAGCCAGCACTGATTCAGATGGCCTATGCTTTTGAGCAAAAGACAAAGCTCCGTGTTCCACCAAATCTAAACATATAA
- a CDS encoding TIGR03943 family putative permease subunit has protein sequence METRDYSFHLFIRGIILIGFSLLSVKLILTGNIFNFIAPKMMPFIYFATITFLFLGIIQIWRSGSKDQADLYCDCGVDHGQSTNVLKSTVIYSIFIFPVVTGFLFAEATLGSSLAAKRGFTGNNPQLASEYNQDKVLDYLDDPEEYVSELEQIYGIDGSEISEDLPLEHPEGFQIQAPPEGFYEELEKELLAMDKIVVQEETYIQTMNIIDMDPDKFVGKKMEVIGFVFREPDFNENQMVIARFGLSCCVADSSVYGTLSTGDMVKDLKEDQWVRVTGTLTKTEYNDWVLPYLQIEEIELIEKPKQPYIYETY, from the coding sequence ATGGAAACAAGGGACTATAGTTTTCACTTATTTATTAGAGGGATTATTCTAATTGGCTTTTCATTACTATCAGTTAAGTTAATCTTAACAGGAAATATATTTAACTTTATTGCTCCTAAAATGATGCCATTTATTTACTTTGCTACGATTACATTTCTTTTTCTTGGCATTATTCAGATATGGCGAAGTGGATCCAAAGATCAAGCTGACCTTTACTGTGATTGTGGTGTAGATCATGGGCAATCTACAAATGTCTTAAAATCTACTGTCATTTACTCTATCTTTATTTTTCCAGTCGTAACGGGTTTTTTGTTCGCGGAAGCAACATTAGGTTCATCTTTGGCAGCTAAGCGTGGATTTACAGGAAATAATCCACAATTGGCTTCAGAATATAATCAGGATAAGGTGTTAGATTACTTAGATGATCCTGAAGAGTATGTCTCAGAACTGGAACAAATATATGGAATTGATGGTAGTGAGATTTCAGAGGATTTACCTTTGGAGCACCCGGAAGGTTTTCAAATTCAAGCACCGCCTGAGGGCTTTTATGAGGAGTTAGAGAAAGAGCTTTTAGCAATGGATAAAATTGTAGTCCAGGAAGAAACCTACATCCAAACGATGAATATTATTGATATGGACCCAGATAAGTTTGTTGGAAAGAAGATGGAGGTTATTGGATTTGTATTCAGAGAGCCTGACTTTAACGAAAATCAAATGGTTATTGCAAGGTTCGGTCTCTCCTGCTGTGTGGCAGATTCTTCTGTATATGGAACCCTATCGACAGGTGATATGGTTAAGGATCTAAAGGAAGACCAATGGGTAAGAGTAACTGGAACTCTTACTAAAACAGAGTACAATGATTGGGTTCTACCTTATTTACAAATTGAGGAAATCGAGCTTATTGAAAAACCAAAGCAACCTTATATATATGAAACATATTAA
- a CDS encoding permease — protein sequence MNKQGLTVLKDIIGFGLIALFLFLFFFIDFSSFDPANLDIPESWLNVNTIFLSIVLEAIPFILLGVFVSALIQTYVSEETIQRFIPKNAMVALIPAALLAVVFPICECAIVPVVRRLIKKGMPLHVGVVLLVGAPILNPIVFASTYYAFQGTMEVVYGRMGLAFVLSIFIGFVIYLLFQNSNQLKWSKEELVGIQPVEMPKVQNRLKSTLYHASDEFFEMGKYLIFGAFVASLFQTFLDRDILTALASSDLAAPAVMMAFAYVLSLCSEADAFVASSFGNTFSIGAILAFLVYGPMLDLKNTIMLFAYFKARFVIGLMIVITVSVYCFILLYQTIM from the coding sequence ATGAACAAACAAGGGTTGACGGTTTTAAAGGATATAATTGGTTTTGGTCTCATTGCATTGTTTTTGTTTTTATTTTTCTTTATTGACTTCTCTTCGTTTGACCCAGCCAATCTAGACATTCCAGAATCATGGCTAAATGTAAATACGATTTTTCTAAGTATTGTTCTTGAAGCAATACCTTTTATATTGTTAGGAGTGTTTGTGTCGGCATTAATCCAAACCTATGTGTCTGAGGAAACGATACAACGATTTATTCCAAAGAATGCAATGGTTGCATTAATTCCGGCAGCTTTGCTTGCTGTAGTGTTTCCTATATGTGAGTGTGCAATTGTACCAGTAGTAAGAAGATTAATTAAAAAAGGTATGCCACTTCATGTTGGTGTTGTGTTATTAGTAGGAGCTCCTATTTTAAATCCAATTGTATTTGCTTCCACTTATTATGCTTTTCAAGGCACGATGGAAGTAGTTTATGGCAGAATGGGACTTGCCTTTGTTTTGTCGATCTTTATTGGCTTTGTGATTTATTTATTATTTCAAAATTCCAACCAGTTAAAATGGTCTAAAGAGGAATTAGTAGGAATTCAGCCAGTCGAAATGCCAAAGGTTCAAAATCGCTTAAAATCAACTTTATATCATGCAAGTGATGAATTCTTTGAAATGGGTAAATATCTTATCTTTGGAGCGTTTGTTGCTAGCTTATTCCAAACATTTTTGGACAGAGATATATTAACTGCACTAGCCTCTAGTGATCTTGCAGCTCCTGCTGTTATGATGGCGTTCGCTTATGTCTTATCATTATGTTCTGAGGCTGATGCTTTTGTTGCCTCTTCCTTCGGTAATACCTTCTCAATTGGGGCAATTCTAGCATTTCTAGTTTATGGTCCAATGCTAGATTTAAAGAATACCATCATGCTATTTGCATATTTTAAGGCGCGCTTTGTCATTGGCTTAATGATCGTGATTACTGTATCTGTGTATTGCTTTATTTTACTGTATCAAACAATCATGTAG
- a CDS encoding S-ribosylhomocysteine lyase produces MPSVESFELDHDAVVAPYVRHCGVHKVGSDGEVNKFDIRFCQPNKQAMKPDAIHTLEHLLAFNIRKHSEKYDHFDIIDVSPMGCQTGFYLVVSGNPTQSEIIDLMEDTMKEAVETVEVPAATEKQCGQAKLHDLEGAKRLMNFWLQQTKEDLHKVFG; encoded by the coding sequence ATGCCATCAGTAGAAAGTTTTGAGTTAGATCATGATGCAGTTGTAGCACCGTATGTTAGACATTGTGGTGTTCATAAAGTAGGAAGCGACGGAGAAGTAAATAAATTTGATATCCGCTTTTGCCAACCAAATAAACAAGCGATGAAGCCAGATGCTATTCACACGTTAGAGCATTTGTTAGCCTTTAATATCCGTAAGCATTCAGAAAAATATGATCACTTTGATATTATCGACGTTTCTCCAATGGGTTGTCAAACTGGATTTTATCTTGTTGTTAGTGGGAATCCAACACAATCTGAAATTATCGACTTAATGGAAGATACGATGAAAGAGGCAGTAGAAACAGTTGAGGTTCCAGCTGCAACTGAAAAGCAGTGTGGTCAAGCAAAGCTCCATGATCTAGAAGGTGCTAAGCGCTTAATGAACTTTTGGCTTCAACAAACAAAAGAAGATCTTCATAAGGTATTCGGATAA
- the yidD gene encoding membrane protein insertion efficiency factor YidD has protein sequence MLKTVFILIIRFYQKFISPITPPTCRFYPTCSHYGLESIKRFGALKGGWLTIKRLCKCHPFHPGGNDPVPPK, from the coding sequence ATGCTTAAAACTGTATTTATACTTATCATACGCTTTTATCAAAAATTTATTTCTCCTATTACCCCACCGACTTGCCGATTTTACCCTACATGCTCTCATTATGGACTCGAATCAATAAAAAGGTTTGGCGCTTTAAAGGGTGGATGGCTCACCATCAAAAGGCTTTGCAAGTGTCATCCCTTTCATCCTGGTGGAAATGATCCAGTTCCACCGAAATAA
- a CDS encoding GTP-binding protein, with product MKKIPVTVLSGYLGSGKTTLLNHILQNRDGLKVAVIVNDMSEVNIDASLIKQGGFSRTEEKLVEMQNGCICCTLREDLIKEVEKLAHQGDIDYILIESSGISEPIPVAQTFTYMDEELGVDLTKFCQLDTMVTVVDAFRFWNDYTSGESLLERQQGTDENDTREVADLLIDQIEFANVIILNKIDLLPQEDTTELQFMLKRLNPNAEIILSSHSQVPLTKILNTNLFDFEEASMGAGWIKELNEEHLPETEEYGISSFVYKKRIPFHPERLMNWMENWPVEVVRAKGFLWLASHNEDSILLSQAGPSIIFQPVGNWIAALPQSEQKLTLEEEPELLDRWDPIYGDRITELVLIGIHMGREEIESSLNECLLTENELNQDWTNIFKDSSLLENLL from the coding sequence TTGAAAAAAATTCCAGTAACTGTATTAAGTGGCTATTTAGGTTCAGGTAAAACAACGTTATTGAATCATATTCTACAGAATCGGGACGGTCTAAAAGTAGCTGTCATTGTAAATGATATGAGCGAAGTTAATATTGATGCTTCACTAATTAAGCAAGGTGGATTTTCCAGGACAGAGGAGAAATTAGTAGAAATGCAAAACGGATGCATTTGCTGTACGCTGCGAGAGGATTTAATAAAAGAAGTTGAAAAGCTCGCTCATCAGGGTGATATCGACTATATACTTATTGAATCCTCTGGCATAAGTGAACCCATCCCTGTAGCTCAAACATTTACGTATATGGATGAAGAGTTGGGAGTGGATTTAACAAAGTTTTGCCAATTAGATACGATGGTAACCGTCGTTGATGCTTTTCGCTTCTGGAATGATTATACAAGTGGAGAAAGTCTACTAGAACGTCAGCAGGGCACAGATGAAAATGATACACGTGAAGTAGCAGATCTACTTATTGATCAAATTGAATTTGCAAATGTTATTATTCTAAATAAAATTGATTTACTTCCACAAGAAGATACAACAGAGCTTCAATTCATGCTAAAAAGATTAAATCCTAATGCAGAAATTATCTTATCAAGCCACTCACAAGTACCATTAACAAAAATTTTAAATACTAATCTATTTGATTTTGAAGAAGCAAGTATGGGAGCCGGTTGGATCAAAGAGTTAAATGAAGAACATTTACCAGAAACAGAAGAATATGGGATTTCATCATTTGTTTACAAAAAGAGAATTCCATTCCACCCAGAAAGATTGATGAATTGGATGGAGAACTGGCCAGTTGAAGTGGTCAGAGCAAAAGGATTTTTGTGGCTTGCTTCTCATAATGAAGATTCCATTTTGTTGTCACAAGCAGGTCCCTCTATTATATTCCAACCAGTAGGTAATTGGATTGCAGCTTTGCCACAGTCAGAACAAAAATTAACATTAGAGGAAGAACCCGAATTACTAGATCGTTGGGACCCAATCTATGGTGACCGCATAACAGAATTAGTGTTAATTGGTATTCATATGGGTCGAGAAGAAATTGAATCTTCCCTAAACGAATGCTTACTTACTGAAAACGAATTGAACCAAGATTGGACAAATATCTTCAAAGATTCCTCTCTCCTTGAGAATTTATTGTAA